Proteins encoded by one window of Ovis canadensis isolate MfBH-ARS-UI-01 breed Bighorn chromosome 14, ARS-UI_OviCan_v2, whole genome shotgun sequence:
- the KIAA0513 gene encoding uncharacterized protein KIAA0513 homolog isoform X1 has product MEAPEVPVGSLIDFGAEPSASSPLEAPPPKLQDGDSSPEEGASESETTESADSENDMGESPSHPSWGQYRRSSSNESFSSNQSADSAKDEELLELREFMRGYVEKIFSGGEDLDQEEKAKFGEYCSSENGKGREWFARYVSAQRCNSKCVSEPTFYRLVQSFAVVLFECHQMDDFGPAKNLMTMCFTYYHIGKPHLLPMESKEKPTGSIDSYLKSANSWLAEKKDIAERLLKNTSAKTENVKGFFGLETKPKGPPVRRSEEEEGRPQEKPRKTVTVCSPEEERKGEKIYLYTHLKQQPIWHTLRFWNAAFFDAVHCERRKRSPTTRERWCHMTQEERDDSLRFNENITFGQLGTFTHNMLAFGLNKKLCNDFLKKQAVIGNLDEEQYKLLSDHIEQMATE; this is encoded by the exons ATGGAGgcccccgaggtccccgtgggcTCGCTGATTGACTTTGGGGCCGAGCCATCTGCTTCCTCGCCGCTGGAGGCGCCGCCCCCGAAGCTGCAGGATGGGGATAGCTCCCCGGAAGAGGGAGCCTCGGAGAGCGAGACCACGGAGTCTGCGGACAGCGAGAACGACATGGGCGAGTCTCCCTCTCACCCGTCCTGGGGCCAGTACCGCCGCTCCTCCTCCAACGAGTCCTTCTCCTCCAACCAGAGCGCTGACTCGGCCAAGGATGAGGAGCTGCTGGAGCTCCGCGAGTTCATGCGCGGCTACGTGGAGAAGATCTTCTCCGGAGG GGAGGACTTGGACCAGGAGGAGAAAGCCAAGTTTGGCGAGTACTGCAGCAGCGAGAACGGGAAAGGCCGGGAATGGTTTGCCCGGTATGTGAGCGCCCAG CGCTGCAACTCCAAGTGCGTCTCAGAGCCCACCTTCTACCGCCTGGTGCAGTCCTTCGCGGTGGTCCTGTTCGA GTGTCACCAGATGGATGACTTCGGGCCCGCCAAGAACCTCATGACCATGTGCTTCACCTACTACCACATCG GTAAACCGCACCTGCTCCCCATGGAGTCCAAGGAGAAGCCAACTGGGAGCATCGACTCCTACCTGAAGTCAGCCAACAGCTGGTTGGCGGAAAAGAAGGACATTGCCGAGCGGCTGCTGAAGAACACGTCGGCCAAGACGGAGAACGTCAAGGGCTTCTTTGGGCTGGAGACCAAGCCCAAGGGGCCCCCAGTCAGGAGGAGCGA GGAGGAAGAGGGCAGACCCCAGGAGAAGCCGCGGAAGACGG TGACTGTGTGCAGCCcggaagaggagaggaaaggagagaagatctACCTGTACACACACCTGAAGCAGCAGCCCATCTG GCACACACTGAGGTTCTGGAATGCAGCTTTTTTCGATGCCGTCCACTGTGAGAGGAGAAAGCGGTCTCCCACGACCAG GGAGCGGTGGTGCCACATGACCCAGGAGGAGCGGGACGACAGCCTGCGGTTCAACGAGAATATCACCTTCGGGCAGCTGGG CACATTTACGCACAACATGCTGGCGTTCGGGCTGAACAAGAAGTTGTGCAATGACTTTCTGAAGAAGCAGGCGGTGATCGGCAACCTGGACGAGG AGCAGTACAAGCTGCTGAGCGACCACATCGAGCAGATGGCCACTGAGTAG
- the CIBAR2 gene encoding CBY1-interacting BAR domain-containing protein 2 produces the protein MNIILSRNSQVRVMEDTVTNAEKSFGQFCSLLAAYTRKTARLRDKADQLVKQLISFANTENPEMRATLRNFAEDLAKVQDYRQAEVERLETKVVNPLKFYGMQIKQTRAEIKKFKSIRNDEIKQLEKLEKLRQKSPSDRQTISQAETSVHRASVDASRTSHQLEETVDTFQKQKLKDIQKIFSDFVTIEMVFHAKAVEVYSSAFQTLESYDLEKDLEDFRAKMHRVYGRCDARPALMDTTLSPALPWSLAQSSQSTIQSQRKEAVSEDDSAEEDPVEDLRGQAQRLHQ, from the exons ATGAACATCATTCTCTCCAG gaACAGCCAGGTGCGGGTGATGGAGGACACAGTGACCAATGCCGAGAAGTCCTTTGGCCAGTTCTGCTCACTGCTGGCCGCCTACACCCGCAAGACAGCCCGGCTGCGTGACAAGGCCGACCAGCTGGTCAAACAGCTCATCAGCTTCGCCAATACGGAGAACCCAGAGATGCGGGCCACCCTGAGGAACTTTGCTGAGGACTTGGCCAAAGTGCAAGATTACAGGCAAGCTGAG GTAGAGAGGCTGGAGACCAAGGTCGTCAACCCCCTGAAGTTCTATGGGATGCAAATAAAGCAGACCCGG GCTGAGATCAAGAAATTCAAAAGTATCCGGAACGATGAAATCAAACAACTGGAGAAACTGGAGAAGCTGAGGCAGAAATCCCCTTCGGATAGACAGACCATC AG CCAGGCAGAGACCAGCGTGCACAGGGCCTCAGTGGATGCCAGCCGCACCTCCCACCAGCTGGAGGAGACAGTGGACACCTTCCAGAAGCAAAAGCTGAAGGACATTCAG AAAATTTTTTCAGACTTTGTGACCATTGAGATGGTCTTCCATGCCAAAGCAGTGGAGGTGTATTCCAGTGCCTTCCAGACTCTGGAGAGCTATGACCTGGAGAAAGATCTGGAG GATTTTAGAGCCAAGATGCATAGAGTTTATGGGCGTTGCGATGCTCGGCCAGCACTCATGGACACCACCCTGTCCCCAGCTCTCCCATGGTCTCTTGCCCAG AGTTCTCAGAGCACCATACAGAGCCAGAGAAAAGAAGCAGTGAGTGAGGATGACTCTGCTGAGGAGGACCCCGTGGAGGACCTCAGGGGACAGGCACAGAGGCTCCATCAATAG
- the KIAA0513 gene encoding uncharacterized protein KIAA0513 homolog isoform X2 — translation MEAPEVPVGSLIDFGAEPSASSPLEAPPPKLQDGDSSPEEGASESETTESADSENDMGESPSHPSWGQYRRSSSNESFSSNQSADSAKDEELLELREFMRGYVEKIFSGGEDLDQEEKAKFGEYCSSENGKGREWFARYVSAQRCNSKCVSEPTFYRLVQSFAVVLFECHQMDDFGPAKNLMTMCFTYYHIGKPHLLPMESKEKPTGSIDSYLKSANSWLAEKKDIAERLLKNTSAKTENVKGFFGLETKPKGPPVRRSEEEEGRPQEKPRKTVTVCSPEEERKGEKIYLYTHLKQQPIWHTLRFWNAAFFDAVHCERRKRSPTTRERWCHMTQEERDDSLRFNENITFGQLGLPIGPPAPFPPHPAPPQEVGGCQLTAMSPQHIYAQHAGVRAEQEVVQ, via the exons ATGGAGgcccccgaggtccccgtgggcTCGCTGATTGACTTTGGGGCCGAGCCATCTGCTTCCTCGCCGCTGGAGGCGCCGCCCCCGAAGCTGCAGGATGGGGATAGCTCCCCGGAAGAGGGAGCCTCGGAGAGCGAGACCACGGAGTCTGCGGACAGCGAGAACGACATGGGCGAGTCTCCCTCTCACCCGTCCTGGGGCCAGTACCGCCGCTCCTCCTCCAACGAGTCCTTCTCCTCCAACCAGAGCGCTGACTCGGCCAAGGATGAGGAGCTGCTGGAGCTCCGCGAGTTCATGCGCGGCTACGTGGAGAAGATCTTCTCCGGAGG GGAGGACTTGGACCAGGAGGAGAAAGCCAAGTTTGGCGAGTACTGCAGCAGCGAGAACGGGAAAGGCCGGGAATGGTTTGCCCGGTATGTGAGCGCCCAG CGCTGCAACTCCAAGTGCGTCTCAGAGCCCACCTTCTACCGCCTGGTGCAGTCCTTCGCGGTGGTCCTGTTCGA GTGTCACCAGATGGATGACTTCGGGCCCGCCAAGAACCTCATGACCATGTGCTTCACCTACTACCACATCG GTAAACCGCACCTGCTCCCCATGGAGTCCAAGGAGAAGCCAACTGGGAGCATCGACTCCTACCTGAAGTCAGCCAACAGCTGGTTGGCGGAAAAGAAGGACATTGCCGAGCGGCTGCTGAAGAACACGTCGGCCAAGACGGAGAACGTCAAGGGCTTCTTTGGGCTGGAGACCAAGCCCAAGGGGCCCCCAGTCAGGAGGAGCGA GGAGGAAGAGGGCAGACCCCAGGAGAAGCCGCGGAAGACGG TGACTGTGTGCAGCCcggaagaggagaggaaaggagagaagatctACCTGTACACACACCTGAAGCAGCAGCCCATCTG GCACACACTGAGGTTCTGGAATGCAGCTTTTTTCGATGCCGTCCACTGTGAGAGGAGAAAGCGGTCTCCCACGACCAG GGAGCGGTGGTGCCACATGACCCAGGAGGAGCGGGACGACAGCCTGCGGTTCAACGAGAATATCACCTTCGGGCAGCTGGG GCTGCCTATTGGGCCCCCggctcccttccctccccaccccgcgcCGCCCCAGGAGGTGGGGGGGTGCCAGCTCACGGCCATGTCCCCCCAGCACATTTACGCACAACATGCTGGCGTTCGGGCTGAACAAGAAGTTGTGCAATGA